A single genomic interval of Camelina sativa cultivar DH55 chromosome 11, Cs, whole genome shotgun sequence harbors:
- the LOC104726719 gene encoding cytochrome P450 89A2-like encodes MATWFLIIFVSLTLCFLVNLFLRRTTTNSLPLPPNPNLFPILGPFQWLRKGLGGLNSYLRSIHHRLGPIISLRIFSVPAVFVSDRSLTHKALVLNGAVFSDRPPALPTGKIITSNQHTIGSGTYGATWRLLRRNLTSEILNPSRVKSYSNARRSVLENLCDRIRNHGEEEKPIVVVDHLRYAMFSLLVLMCFGDKLDEEQIKRVEFVQRRELLTFSRFAILNVFPSFTKLFLRKRWEEFYQIRREHKDVLLPLIRSRRKMIEYSKDYVQSYVDTLFELQLPEEKRKLNEDEIVSLCSEFLNAGTDTTATTLQWIMANLVKNQEIQERLYKEIKGVLGEGEEKEIEEEEMKKMPYLKAVVLEGLRLHPPGHLLLPHRVSEDTELGGYKVPKNGTINFNVAMIGRDPTEWDEPMEFKPERFIGEDEEAVQVDVTGSRGIKMMPFGAGRRICPGIGLAMLHLEYVVVNMVKEFEWKQVEGDEVDLSEKFEFTVVMKYPLKARAVPRVKKTLRPGLMA; translated from the coding sequence atggcGACATGGTTTCTCATAATCTTCGTCTCTCTCACACTCTGCTTCCTTGTCAATCTCTTCCTCCGTCGCACCACCACCAACTCTCTTCCTCTACCACCTAACCCTAACTTGTTCCCAATCCTTGGTCCCTTCCAGTGGCTCCGTAAAGGCTTAGGTGGTTTAAACTCCTATCTCCGTTCCATCCACCACCGTCTCGGTCCCATCATCTCCCTCCGCATCTTCTCCGTCCCTGCAGTCTTCGTCTCTGATCGTTCCTTAACTCACAAGGCACTCGTTTTAAACGGCGCTGTCTTCTCCGATCGTCCACCGGCGCTTCCAACCGGGAAGATCATCACTAGCAACCAACACACCATCGGCTCAGGTACATACGGAGCCACATGGCGTCTTCTCCGTCGTAACCTAACCTCTGAGATTCTTAACCCATCTCGCGTCAAATCCTATTCCAACGCTCGTCGCTCTGTTCTTGAAAACCTCTGTGACCGGATTCGTAATCACGGCGAAGAAGAGAAACCGATCGTCGTCGTTGATCATCTCCGTTACGCAATGTTCTCGCTTCTTGTTCTCATGTGTTTCGGTGATAAGCTTGACGAAGAACAGATCAAACGAGTCGAGTTTGTTCAAAGAAGAGAGCTCCTCACGTTTTCAAGATTCGCCATCCTCAACGTCTTCCCTAGTTTCACCAAACTGTTTCTGAGGAAGAGATGGGAAGAGTTTTATCAGATCAGGAGAGAACACAAGGACGTGTTGCTTCCTCTGATTCGTTCCAGGAGAAAGATGATCGAATATTCTAAAGATTACGTACAGTCGTATGTAGATACTCTGTTTGAGCTTCAGCTTCCTGAAGAGAAGAGGAAACTAAACGAAGACGAGATCGTTAGCTTATGCTCTGAGTTTCTCAACGCCGGGACTGATACAACAGCGACGACGCTTCAATGGATCATGGCGAATCTtgtgaaaaatcaagaaatacaAGAGAGATTGTACAAAGAGATCAAAGGCGTActcggagaaggagaagagaaggagattgaggaagaagagatgaagaagatgccGTATCTCAAAGCTGTGGTGTTAGAAGGTCTTCGATTACATCCACCAGGACATTTACTGTTACCGCACAGAGTAAGTGAAGACACTGAACTGGGAGGTTACAAAGTGCCAAAGAATGGTACGATCAACTTCAATGTAGCGATGATAGGGAGAGATCCAACGGAGTGGGATGAACCAATGGAGTTTAAACCGGAGAGATTCatcggagaagatgaagaggcgGTTCAGGTGGATGTTACAGGAAGCAGAGGGATAAAGATGATGCCATTTGGAGCTGGGAGGAGGATTTGTCCAGGGATTGGATTGGCAATGTTGCATTTGGAGTATGTTGTGGTGAATATGGTGAAGGAGTTTGAGTGGAAACAAGTCGAAGGTGATGAAGTTGACTTGTCTGAGAAATTTGAGTTCACTGTTGTTATGAAGTATCCTCTTAAGGCTCGTGCTGTGCCTAGGGTGAAGAAGACACTTCGTCCTGGTCTCATGGCTTAG